The Chanodichthys erythropterus isolate Z2021 chromosome 12, ASM2448905v1, whole genome shotgun sequence genome contains a region encoding:
- the si:ch73-41e3.7 gene encoding cotranscriptional regulator ARB2A homolog, producing the protein MLEASQNPIQSDFPYSFSEDGHLRHRETSEPYRFSFKLHDAHETEREHRSLCLYITQHVYGLLERKFRLIRENLEDGSFVFMSPGALEHPGSLLVLIQDWGTVRSGVWSWKLAAHGGLERGSQIPYLRWASLESCAVILTNPNEGMRTQEHHVRLVWECLVSQSSAEHVFVVAHGYGGLAFVDLLCRQLEEVQRRVKAVAFLDSSHSLWHQPLGNAGRDWLKSHSRTWILSTKPLNRSVGSLKAGCTQMSAGTQCHDSAPTVCMESVFRFFAKMIKPKAEPTPFEIITRSKSRANEQNNNADH; encoded by the coding sequence ATGTTGGAGGCAAGCCAAAATCCAATTCAATCTGATTTTCCGTACTCATTTTCCGAGGACGGTCACCTGCGGCACAGAGAAACCTCCGAACCCTACAGGTTTTCCTTCAAACTACACGACGCCCATGAAACCGAGCGGGAGCATCGGAGCCTGTGTCTCTACATCACCCAGCACGTGTACGGCCTCTTAGAAAGAAAGTTTCGGCTTATCAGGGAGAATCTGGAGGACGGCAGTTTTGTATTCATGAGTCCAGGAGCACTGGAGCATCCTGGGAGTCTTTTGGTTCTGATCCAGGATTGGGGAACAGTTCGGAGCGGCGTGTGGAGTTGGAAGCTCGCGGCCCACGGCGGTCTGGAGCGAGGCAGTCAGATCCCGTACCTGCGCTGGGCTTCGCTGGAATCATGTGCCGTTATCCTGACGAACCCCAATGAGGGCATGCGAACTCAAGAACATCACGTTCGGTTGGTTTGGGAATGCCTGGTTTCCCAGAGCTCTGCCGAGCACGTCTTTGTGGTTGCACATGGATATGGAGGCCTGGCATTTGTGGATCTGCTGTGCCGTCAGCTGGAGGAGGTTCAGCGGCGTGTGAAGGCCGTGGCTTTCCTGGATTCGTCCCACAGCCTTTGGCACCAGCCACTGGGGAACGCCGGACGTGACTGGCTGAAATCCCACTCCAGAACATGGATTCTCAGCACGAAGCCTCTGAATCGCTCCGTGGGCTCGCTGAAGGCCGGCTGCACGCAGATGTCCGCAGGAACTCAATGCCATGACTCTGCGCCCACCGTCTGCATGGAGTCTGTATTCCGCTTCTTCGCCAAGATGATCAAACCTAAAGCCGAACCGACTCCCTTCGAGATCATCACCAGGAGCAAGAGCCGTGCGAACGAGCAAAATAACAACGCTGATCACTGA